In Vitis riparia cultivar Riparia Gloire de Montpellier isolate 1030 chromosome 19, EGFV_Vit.rip_1.0, whole genome shotgun sequence, the following proteins share a genomic window:
- the LOC117908458 gene encoding probable glutathione S-transferase: MADEIILLDFWPSMFGMRVRLALAEKGLKYEYKEEDLRNKSPLLLEMNPVHKKIPVLIHNGKPICESLIIVQYIDEVWHDKSPLLPSDPYQRAQARFWADYVDKKLYELGRKIWSTKGEEQETAKKEFIECLKLLEGELGEKPYFGGEKIGFVDVALVTFSCWFHAYESFGNFSIEAECPKLIAWTKRCMEKESVSSSLEDPHKVHGFVMGMRKKLGIE; this comes from the exons ATGGCAGACGAGATTATCTTGTTGGATTTCTGGCCTAGCATGTTTGGTATGAGGGTCAGACTTGCCCTGGCAGAGAAGGGCCTCAAGTATGAATATAAAGAGGAGGACCTTAGGAACAAGAGCCCTCTGCTTCTTGAGATGAATCCAGTTCATAAGAAAATCCCGGTTCTGATCCACAATGGAAAGCCCATTTGTGAGTCTCTGATAATAGTTCAGTATATTGATGAGGTTTGGCACGATAAATCTCCGCTTTTGCCTAGTGACCCATACCAGAGAGCTCAGGCCAGGTTCTGGGCGGACTACGTAGACAAGAAG CTCTATGAACTTGGAAGGAAGATATGGTCAACCAAAGGAGAAGAGCAGGAAACGGCCAAGAAGGAATTCATAGAGTGCCTCAAGCTTCTGGAAGGAGAGCTTGGAGAGAAGCCTTACTTCGGCGGTGAAAAAATTGGGTTTGTGGATGTGGCTCTGGTGACCTTCTCTTGCTGGTTTCATGCATATGAGAGCTTTGGAAACTTCAGCATAGAGGCGGAGTGTCCCAAGTTGATAGCTTGGACCAAGAGGTGCATGGAAAAGGAGAGCGTGTCGTCTTCTCTGGAAGACCCACACAAGGTCCATGGCTTTGTTATGGGGATGAGAAAGAAGCTTGGCATAGAATAA